In Lacibacter sp. H375, one DNA window encodes the following:
- a CDS encoding response regulator codes for MMNVNTAFPLLPTDQFIPGTNKSNCCKKKFILFFADMLEKIKQFTDASAKETASGTLNVLIVDDDEDDRMLFEEAIFKIEPLIQVDQARNGMELVEKMKDGSLPEIIFLDLNMPGKTGKECLADIREHERWKKIPVVIYSTSANRNDINDTYKGGANLYMLKPSSFSELIRMIRKTFTYDWEHMQPLSQKDFVLTLTSAV; via the coding sequence ATGATGAACGTTAATACAGCTTTTCCCTTATTACCGACAGATCAATTCATACCCGGAACCAACAAATCGAATTGTTGTAAAAAAAAGTTTATCCTTTTTTTTGCTGATATGTTGGAAAAAATAAAACAGTTTACTGATGCATCAGCCAAGGAAACAGCGTCCGGAACGCTCAACGTATTGATTGTGGATGATGACGAAGACGACCGGATGTTATTTGAAGAAGCTATCTTCAAAATCGAACCGCTTATTCAAGTTGACCAGGCAAGAAACGGCATGGAGTTAGTTGAAAAGATGAAAGATGGCAGCCTGCCTGAGATTATTTTTCTGGACCTGAATATGCCGGGTAAAACCGGTAAGGAATGTCTTGCCGATATACGTGAACATGAGCGCTGGAAAAAAATACCTGTGGTGATCTATTCCACATCAGCAAACAGGAACGATATTAATGATACATATAAGGGAGGTGCTAATCTATACATGCTTAAGCCATCATCTTTTTCTGAATTGATCAGGATGATCAGGAAAACGTTCACTTATGATTGGGAACATATGCAGCCTTTATCGCAAAAGGATTTTGTGTTAACCCTTACCTCTGCCGTATGA